The Xanthomonas sontii genomic sequence GGTGCCGCTGCCGCCGGTCGCCAGCGACGAGTAGGTCAGGTCCACCTGCAGTGGGGTGGAACCGCTCAGCGCGCTGCCCCAGATCAGGCTGCGCGCGCTGTCGCGGTAGAGCTGGAAGCCGAGGCTGTCGTTGAGCGGGTTGAGCATGCGCCGCGGGGTGATGCCGAGGCCGGCACCCTGCGCGCCCTCGCCGATGTTCAGGCACATGCGTACGTAGATCGTGCCCAGCACGCTGATCGCGCCGGTCTGGCAGGTCACCAGGATCTGTGCGGTGGCGTCGGTGACGGCGGTGTCGGAGAGGGTGCCGAAGCTCACCGCCGTGGCCTGCGCGGTACAGGTGGTGGTCGCGGCAGCGCGCTGCGGCAGCAGCGCCGCGGCCACCAGCAGCAGCGCCGGCAGCCATATCCGCCAGGCGCGCGCGCTCACGGCGTGCGCTCCGGCAGGCAGCGCAGCGGACCCAGCCGGGTGGGCGGCGCCTGCGTCGGGCGCTCGATCCGGAACCGGCAGTGGCTTCCTTGCATGTCCACCTCCAGGTCGTTGCGGCCGGGCGCGAGCCCTTCCACATAGGCCTGGCCATCGTAGCCGACCACGGTGTCGACGCCCGGTCCATGCACCCGGCTGCCGACCGGCAGCGGCGCGTCGGCGGCGTCGTGCAGTTGCACCAGCACGCCGTCGCTGCGGCGGATCGGGAACGCCACCACCACCCCGGTCCGATCGCGCGGCACCACGATCTGGTCGACCTGCTCCGGCCGCAACTCGGGCGGCAGGCGCATCGGATCGATCGACAGCCGGTTGTGCTGCCAGGCCAGCAGCGGCGTGACCAGCAGGAAACCGCGCGCATCGGTGCGGCCGATCGGCCGGTTCTCCAGCAGCACCGGCACGTCGGCGACGCCGCCGGTGGAGACCAGGGCGAAGGCCTGGTCGAGATCGCGGCCAGGGAACCAGCCGCCGCCGATCCAGGCCACGCCGCCCGACGCTTCCGCATAGGCGTAGCGCTGGCCGCCGGCGCTGGCGATGCCGCTGGCGTAGCGGGCGCTGTCGCCACGCCAGCTGGCCTCGGCCAGGCCGCCGCCGCCGTCCTGCCCGCCGCGCGCCTGCAGCCGCCAGCCGCTGCCGCCGTCGGCGGCGGCCGCCTGGCTGAGGTCGGCCGTCGCACTGGTGCGCGCGCCGATGCGTTGCACGGCGACGCCGGCCTGGCGGCGGCCGTCCAGCGCGATCGACCAGCCCAGGTACACGCTGCGGTCGCGGACCTGGTCCAGGTTCTGGTTGATGCTCAGGTTCAACGACGACTGCCGCGGCAGGGCTCGGGTCCAGAACAGGCTGGCGTAGCGTTGGTCGCCGCTGTCGGGGTAGGCCAGGCGCACGTAGCTCAGGGCGATGTTGCCGACGCCGTCCCAGGTGCTGCCGAACAGGGCGCGCTCGCTGATCCGCGGCGGCGCGGCGCCGTAGCGCGCGGCCACGTCGCGGTAGCCGGATTGCGCGCGCTGGGTATCCATCGCCAGGTTGAAGCGGCCGTTGTTCCAGCGGTAGCTCAACGCGTACTGCAGGCCTTGCTGGCCGGCCGCACCGCCGTGCGCCAGCGAGGCGCCGAACACGCCGGCGCGCGGCAACAGCCACAGGCCGCCGACCCCGGCGTTGCGCACGCCGGCGCCGGCCTCGGCATGTGCCTCGGCGGTGAAGCGCGGGCCGAGGCCGCGCCGCCAGCTGGCGCTGCCGACGGTGTCGCCGGCATAGGCGAAATCGGCGACGCCGTACGCCTCGCGCACCCGGCCCAGCGCCAGCGACCAGTCGGTCAGGCCGCTGGCCAGCAGATCCTGGGTCGCATAGAACGGAAAGGCCAGCGAGCGGGTGCGGCCGTAGGCGTCGGTGATCACCACCTGGGCATTGCCGGCGCCGTCCACGCCCGGCGCGGCGGACAGCTGGAACGGCCCGGCCGGCAGCTGCGCGCCGTACTGGCGGATGCCGTTGACGTACAGGTCCACGCTGGACGGCACCGCCACTTCGCCGAGGAATTCCGGCAACGGGGTGATCGCGCGATACGGCTGCAGGCCGAAGTCGCTGCCCACCCGCACGCCGCCCAGGCGCACGGTGCGGCTCCAACTGGTGCTGCTGCTGAAGGTGTCGCCCAGCACCACGCTGGTCATGCGCTCGGGCAGCGACCACTGCCATTGCGTGTCCAGGCGGATCGTCTGAGCACGCCAGTCCTGCTGCGGCTCGCGGTACACGCGGCCGACGAAGGACTGCCGCAGCAGGCCCTGGCCCAGACCGAACACGCGCAGCTCGCCACTGGCGGTGAGATTGCTGGCGCCGCCCTGGCGGCTGGCGTAGAGGTCGTAGTCGAGCAGTGCGCCGGGTGAACTGGTCGCCGGCAGCGACGGCACGCCGCCGCGCGCGTCGATGCGGGTGGTGGCGACGTCCAGCAGCGCCACCGGCGCGTCGATCGTCACCTGCTGCAGGCTGGCGTCGTAGCGGAAGCGCACGCCGTCCAGGTCGCCCAGGGCGATCGCCGCGCTGGCGTCGCTGCCGTCCACGCGCAGGCCGAGCTGGCGCAGGGTGGCGGCGCTGGCGCGCAGTTGCTCGCCGTCGCGTTGGAACTGGAACAGGCCGGGCTGGCGGGTCTGGTTCAGGGTGACCTCCAGGTACAGGGTCTCCTGCGCCGGAGCGGTCGCCTCGGGCGGGGGCTGAGGCTGGGCGACGGCGAGCGCGGCGCTGCCGACCCACAGCGCCAGCAGCAGTTCAGGGCGCCGCGGCGTCCACGAACAGCGACTGCGCGCGCGGCTCGCCATTGATCCTTGCCTCGAACGTTCCCTGGGTCTGCGCCAGCGCCGCCGGCAGCGGCCAGCGCTTGCGTTGGCCCGGCAGCACGTAGCCGGCCAGGCCCTCGGCGATGGCGCTGCGGCGGCCGTCGCCGGCGACGAACTGCAGGTCCACAAGCTGCGCGTGGCCGTTGCCCTCATTGCGCACTTCCAGCGCCGCCCCCGCGCCGTCGCGGAGCAGCCGCGCGCGCAGTGCCGGCGCCGTGGTCGCGGCCGGCTTGAGGAACACCGGCACCGAATAGCGCAGCACGAACTGCAGCCCGGCGCTGGCGTTGCCGCCGGCATCCTGGCTGGGCAGTTCGTCGACCAGGATGCGATAGGCGTCCTCGCCGGCGGCGGGCGCGGGATCCAGGCGGATCACCCGCACCAGTTGCCGCGCGTGCGGCGCCAGTTGCAGCATCGGCGGGCTGAGCGCGATGCGGTCGCTGGGGTCGAGCACATCCTCGCCGTCGCGCTGCTGCCAGCGGAACACGCGCACCTGCGCGCGCAGCGGCACGTCGCCACTGTTGCTCAGCCACAGGCCCTGCGCGGTCTCCTCGGCACGCAGCGACACCGAGGTCGGCGCCACCTGCAGGCTCGCGGCGGCAGCCGCGCCGGCCGCCGCCAGCCACAGCGCGGCGAGTGCCGGCAGGCGCAGGAAGGAAGGCAGTCGCAAACGCATGCAGGCGGCTCCGGTTACCAGGTGACGGTGGCGGTGACGACGTCGCTGTACGAACCGGCAGGGTAGTTGGTGCTGGCGACCTGGCCGTAGACGGTGATCGGTTGCACTGCACCATTGCCGGTGCCGGCCTGGGTGTCGGTGCCGATGGTCGAGCCCCAGTTCTGGGTGCGCGCGGCATTGCGGTACAGCGCGTACGGCACGCGTGCGGTATTGCTGGCGTCGGCACTGCCCATGGTGCGGGTGGTGACCGTGGCGCCTGAGCCGGAACCGGCGTTGAGCGCGATGTTGTACGGGGTCCCGGAGGTGCAGCGCACGTTCAAGGTGCCGGTGCTGTTGATCGCGCTCTGGGTGGAATTGACGCTGCCGAAATCGACGTCGGTGGGCGCGGTCTGGATGTCGCAGACGCTGGTGATCTGGATCTTGACGTTGAAGGTGCGCGAGTCGGACTGGGCCCAGGCCAGGCCGGTCCCGGCGGCGAACAGCACGAGGAAGGCGAGAACGCGATGGAAGAGGTACATGGCAGGGTTCTTCGGTGAGGGCGGACAACCGCCGGTGCCACTGCCAGTGCAAAATGCGAGCCAGTTCACATATTTATGGATCGTTATCCAGTTTTCACATGGGATGACCGCCACAGGGTGCCGTGTTCAGTGCGATGAAGGCAGCGGCGACCGCGCCGGCGTGCCAAAAACCCGGCAACGCGCCCGGCGCGTTCAGCCAGCGCCGGGATGAGCGATAATGACGACCATGACCGTCAATCTGAAAACTCCGCAGGACATCGAGAAGATGCGCGTGGCCGGCCGCCTGGCCGCCGAGGTACTGGACCTGATCGGCCCGTACGTGAAGCCCGGCGTCACCACCGCCGAGCTGGACCGCATCTGCCACGACCATATCGTCAAGGTGCAGGGGGCGGTGCCGGCCAACGTCGGCTATCGCGGCTTTCCGAAGACCGTGTGCACGTCGGTGAACAACGTCATCTGCCACGGCATCCCCAGTGAGGGCAAGGTCCTGAAGGACGGCGACATCGTCAACATCGACGTCACCGTGATCAAGGACGGCTGGCATGGCGACACCAGCCGCATGTACTGCGCGGGCACGCCGTCGGTGATGGCGCGGCGCCTGATCGAGGCCACCTACGAGGCGATGTGGCGCGGCATCCGCGCGGTGAAGCCGGGCGCCACGCTCGGCGACGTCGGCCATGCCATCCAGCAGTACGCCGAGAGCGAGCGCTTCAGCGTGGTGCGCGAGTACTGCGGCCACGGCATCGGCAAGGTCTACCACGACGAACCGCAGGTGCTGCACTACGGCCGGCCGGGCGATGGCCTGGTGCTGAAGCCGGGCATGACCTTCACCATCGAGCCGATGATCAACGAGGGCACGCGCTACACCCGCGTGCTGCCGGACGGCTGGACCGTGGTGACCAAGGACCGCAAGCTCTCCGCGCAATGGGAGCACATGGTCGCCGTCACCGAGGATGGGGTGGAGGTCCTGACCCTGTCGCCGGGCGGCCTCGGCGAACCGTGAGCCTGCTGCCGGCCGGTGCCGATGCCGGCATGCCCGGCGCCGGCGTCGACGACGCCGGTTGGGCCGCCGCGGTCCGGCAACTGCTGGCGCAGACCGATGCGCGGCTGAGCAAGCGTTTCGACCAGGGCGATGACATCGATCGCCTGCTGGCGCTGCGCGCGCGCGCGCTCGACCAGTTGATCCGTCACGCCTGGAGCCGCTGCGTGCCGCGCGAGGCCGGGCTGGCGTTGTTCGCGGTCGGCGGCTATGGCCGTGGCGAACTGTTCCCGCGCTCGGACATCGACCTGCTGGTGTTCGGCGACCTCGATCCCGCCTACGAACCGGCGCTGGCACGGCTGTTCCCGCTGTTGTGGGACGCCGGCGTGCCGGTGAGCCATGCGGTGCGCTCGGCCGCGCAGTGCACTGCGGCCTGCGCCGACCAGACCGTGCTGACCGCGCTGATCGAGGCACGCCCGCTGCAGGCCGACGCCGCCGCCAAGGCGGCGCTGGCGGCGGCCATCGCCCCGCAGCGGGTATGGCCGCCGCGCGAATTCTTCATGGCCAAGCGCGAGGAACTGCAGGCCCGCCACCAGCGCTTCGGCGACACCGCCGACAACCTGGAGCCGGACATCAAGGACGGCCCCGGCGGCCTGCGCGACCTGCATACGCTGGGCTGGATGGCGCTGCGCGCATTCGGCGTGCGCGACCTGGAGCCGTTGATCGGCCTGGGCCACGTCGGCGGCGACGAAGCCGCGGCGCTGCGCCGCGAGCGCCGCGAACTGGCGCGCTTGCGCTACGGGCTGCACCTGGTCGCCAACCGCCCGGAAGAGCGCCTGCGCTTCGATTACCAGAAGACCCTGGCGCAGCGCCTGGGCTTCTCCGACGACGTCGAGAGCCTGGGCGTCGAAAAGATGATGCAGCGCTTCTATCGCAGCGCGGCGATCGTGCGCCGGCTCAGCGACCGGCTGCTGCAGCGGTTCGAGGAACAGTTCGACGGCGAGGCGCAGCCGCAGCCGCTGCACGGCGGCTTCTCGCTGCGCCGCGGCTACCTGGCCGCCGACGACGAGCGCTGGCCGCAGGCCGACCCGGTGCAGGTGTTCGCGCTGTTCGCCACCTGGGCCGCGCACGGCGAGATCCGCGGTCTGCATTCGCTGACCGCGCGCGCGCTGGCCGAGGCGCTGCCGCATCTGCCGGCCTACGCCAGCGCCAGCCCGACCGCGCGCGAGCGCTTCCTGGTGCTGTTGCGCGGCCCGCGCGCGGTGCAGACGCTGACCCGGATGGCGCGGCTGGGCGTGCTCGGGCAGTGGATCCCCGCCTTCGCGCAGGTGTCCGGGCGCATGCAGTTCGACCTGTTCCACGTGTACACGGTCGACCAGCACACGCTGATGGTGCTGAAGAACATGGCGGTGTTCGCCAACGCGCGTGCCGACGAGCGCTTCTCCATCGCCCACGAAGTCTGGCCACGGCTGCGCAAGCCGGAACTGCTGCTGCTGGCCGGCCTGTTCCACGACATCGCCAAGGGCCGCGGCGGCGACCATTCGGAGCTGGGCGCGGTGGATGCGCGCGCGTTCTGCGCCGCGCACGCGCTCAGCGCCGCCGACACCGAACTGGTCGCCTGGCTGGTCGAGCAGCACCTGCGCATGTCGGTGACCGCGCAGAAGCAGGACATCGCCGATCCGGAGGTGATCCATCGCTTCGCCAGCCTGGTCGGCGACCGCGAGCGTCTGGACTATCTGTACCTGCTGACCTGCGCCGACATCGCCGGCACCAGCCCCAAGCTATGGAATGCGTGGAAGGATCGGCTGCTGGCCGACCTGTACTTCGCCGCGCGCCGCGCCCTGCGCGAAGGCCTGGAGCATCCGCTGCCGGTGGCCGAGCGCCTGCAGGAGGCGCGCGAGGCCGCGCGCGCGCTGATGCACATCCAGGGCCACGACGACGCCATCATCGACCGCCAGTTCGCCGGCATGCCGGACGAGAGCTTCCTGCGCTTCCGTCCCGAGCAACTGGCCTGGCAGGCGACCTCGCTGATGGAGGTGGAACTCGGTGGCACCCTGGTCAAGGTGCGCCCGGTCACCCCCGACGACGCGGCGCTGGAAGTGTTCGTGTATTCGCCGGACCGCGACGGCCTGTTCGCCGCGATCGTGATGACCCTGGACCGGCTCGGCTACGGCATCCATCGCGCGCGCGTGCTCGACGCCCCGCACGGGGCGATCTTCGACACCTTCGAGGTGATGCCGGCCGATGCCTTCGCCAGCGGCGACATCGCGCAGTTGCAGGCCGGACTGCGCGAGGCGCTGGCCGGCGACCTGGCGCGGCTGCGCCCGGCGCGGCGGGTGGTGCCGCGCCAGCTGCGGCATTTCCGCTTCGCCCCGCGCATCGAATTCCGCGAAAGCCTCGACGGCCGCCTGACCCGGCTCAGCCTGGTCGCGCCGGACCGCCCGGGGCTGCTGTCGGACGTGGCCCAGGTGCTGCGCCGGCAGCACCTGCGCGTGCACGACGCGCGCATCGCCACCTTCGGCGAGCGCGCCGAGGATCTGTTCCACATCACCGACGAGCACAACCTGCCGTTGCCCGACGCCGCCCGCCAGGCGTTGCAGGCCGCGCTGCAGGCCTGCCTTGACCCCGATACCCCGCCTGGAGACCCCCGCTGATGGCCACCAAGAAGCCTGCCGCCAAGAAGTCCGCTGCCAAGACGGCGGCCCCCAAGAAGACGGCCAAGCCGGTTGCCGCAAAGCCGGCGGCGCCGACCGTGGCGAGCAAGCCCCCCAAGCCCGCCAAGCCCGCGCCGAAGCCGCTGCGCGCCAAGCCGGTGGCCGTGCCCAGCGCCGACGAGCTGAAGTTCACCATCGACAGCGCCTTCGAGCGCCGTGCCACGCTGACGCTCGACGAGATCGAGGGCTCGACCCGGCCGGTGGTCAACCGCGTGATCGATGGCCTGGAAAGCGGCGAGTTGCGCGTCGCCGAGCCGGACGGGCACGGCGGCTGGAAGGTCAACGAGTGGCTGAAGAAGGCGGTGCTGCTGTATTTCCGGGTCAACGAGATGGCCGTGGTGGAAGCGCAGCCGGCGCCGTTCTGGGACAAGGTGGAAGCGCGCTTCGCCGGCTATCACGAAGCCGAGTTCCGCAAGGCCGGCGTGCGCGTGGTACCGGGCGCGGTGGCGCGCCGCGGCAGCTACTTCGGCAAGGACGTGGTGCTGATGCCGAGCTTCACCAACATCGGTGCGCACGTGGGCGAGGGCACCATGGTCGACACCTGGGCCACGGTCGGTTCCTGCGCGCAGATCGGCAAGCACTGCCACCTGTCCGGCGGTGCCGGCATCGGCGGCGTGCTCGAACCGCTGCAGGCCAGCCCCACCATCATCGAAGACCACTGCTTCATCGGCGCGCGCTCGGAGGTGGTGGAGGGCGTGGTGGTCGGCCATCACAGCGTGATCGGCATGGGCGTGTTCCTGGGCCAGAGCACGCGCATCTACAACCGCGCCACCGGCGAGATCTCCTACGGCTACGTGCCGCCGTACAGCGTGGTGGTGTCCGGGCAGTTGCCGTCCAAGGACGGCTCGCACTCGCTGTACTGCGCGGTGATCGTCAAGCAGGTCGACGCCAAGACCCGCAGCAAGACCAGCGTCAACGACCTGCTGCGCGGCCTGGCCGACTGAGATGCCGGCGACGGTGCCGGACCTGGCCGAGGCCGCGGCTTACCGGCACCCGTCCGCCGTCTGGTACGGGCGCGCGCTGCCGCGCCTGCTGCATGCGCCTGGCTGGACCCGGCTGCGGCGTGCGTTGACGCAACGCTGGCCGCTGCCGGCGCTTGCGAGCGACGTGCGCGAGGTGGTCTATCTGAACTGGTGGGTCGACGTGCGTCGCGCCCCGCCACCGCCGCCGGGCTACGCCCACGTCGTCCACCACGGGCGCACGCCGTACACCATCCTCAGCTATCGCCATGGCCATTTCGGTCCTGCCCTGGCCGGACCGCTGCGGAAGCTGCTGCCATCGCCGCTGCAGAGCAACTGGCGGTGGTACCTGCGTCGCGTGGACGACGTGAACGCCGGGCCGGTGGTGCTGTTCGACCGCAACGTGATGGATGGATTGGCCTACGTGGCCGGCGCACGCGCCGCCAGCGACGCCATGCAGCCGCACCTGGCCTCGCGCTTCGTGCACGCGCTGCAGTCCGATGGCAGCGGCCACACGCAGATCGAGCCGGGGCAGGGCAGCGCGCCGGCGCTGCAACTGCACTGGCAGCCTGCCGAGGCCTGGCACGATGCCGACTGGACGCCGGCGTTCGCCACGCGCGAGGCGCTGCTGCGCTTCCTCACCTGCCAGGACGAGGCCATCGCGCGCACCTGCGACGGCCGCTGGGCCAGCACCCGCATCGCCTTGCCGGTGGACCCGGCCACGCTGCAGCCGTTGCGGCTGACCGGGGCGCTGACCTGCCCGCGGCTGCAGGCGCTGGGTGTCGCGCTGGAGGAGGGATTGGCCTTTCGCCTGCCGCGTGTCGCGTTCCGGGTGGTGTCCGAACGGCTGCTCTGAGCGCCTGGCGCCTGGGTAATGCCGGCAGCGTGCAACATGTTCGAGCGGTTCCGTCGCGAGCCTGCGGGTAGAGGACCATGCGCGCCGGTTGCACCGCAGCGTTGCCGTGCCTGTTGCGTCGACGCTCGCCTCCGCCTGGGTGATCGACGGTGCAGGAGATGGACGGCCGGCCGTCGGTTGAACCGGGCGCTGCCGCGGCCGGTCGGGAGCGCTGTGCATACCCGGCGTACATGGGTGGCCCGATACGCTGGCGCACGCGATTGCGCCACTGCCGCCACGTCAGGGGGCGGAACGGAAGAGGCCTGGCGCACTGCCACGAACGAACAGGAGAGACCGATGCGTACGATCATGTGGGCTTGCTGGATGACGGCGGCGTTCGCGCTGTCCGGGTGCGGCCGTGAGGGCGCGCCGGCGTCGACGACGCCCAAGCAGGGCGACACGCCTGCGGCGGCAGCCGCTGCGCCCAATCCGGCGCCGGCCGCGACACCTGCGCCTGCGCAAACGCCTGCGACGACGACGGGGACGGGGACTGCCGACGCGGCGGGCGCGCCGCTGTCCTGCGCCGACGAGATCGGCGCCGACGCCGCGGCGGCGCGTGCGGCCACCTGTCGCTCGGTGTCGCCGGCCACGCACCCGCCCTGCAATGCCGCCAACAGCTGCGCCATGATCGACGACGAGATCGCGCGCAGCTGCGCGCTGCTCGGCCGCGACGGACCGACCACCGCCGGGTGCGGCCCGGCCGCCGACAGCCCGCAGGCCGCGGCCGACGTGGTGCGGCGCTACTACGCGGCGATCAATGTGCGCGACTACGCCACGGCCTGGCAGCAGTGGGGCGAGGACGGGCGCCCGGGGCAGTCCTACGCGGCCTTCAAGGCCGGCTTCGCGCAGACGCGTGCGGTGAAGGCGACGATCGGCGCGCTGGGCGCCAGCGATGGCGCCGCCGGTTCGGTGTACCAGCCGGTGCCGGTCACCGTAGAGGCGACGCTGGCCGACGGCACGCGGCAACGCTTCCGCGGCGACTACGTCCTGCGCCGAGTCAACGGTGTGGACGGCGCTTCGGCGGCGCAGCTGCGCTGGCGGATCGACTCGGCCAAGCTCCAGGACGTGCCGGTGCAGTGAGGCCTGGCGGCGTCTTCTTGTGCCTGGGAGGCCGATGGCGCGCGCGGCGGGTAAGATCACGCGCGCTGCTGCCTGTCGATGACGGCATGCCCGGTTCGTCTCCTGATGGCATCGCCCGCCGAAAGGCGGTGCGCGGCGCTTTGGAATGCGATCTGTTCTGGGCCGACCGACCCTCACCCCAACCCCGCTCCCGGTGGGAGAGGGGCTTCATTCGCTTGAAGGGATGTTTCGATGACGACGTTGTACGGATTGAAGAACTGCGACACCTGCAAGAAGGCGACCAAGTGGCTGGACCGCTTCGGCGTGGCCTACACCTTCGTCGATTACCGCGAGCACAAGCCGACCCCGGAGACCCTGCTGGACTGGGCCGGCCAGGCCGGTGGGTTCGACGCGCTGGTCAACAAGTCCTCCACCACCTGGCGGCAGTTGCCCGACAACAAGAAGACACCCGGCTCCGATGCCGAGTGGAAGCTGCTGCTGCGCGAGTATCCGCAACTGATCCGCCGCCCGGTGGTGGTGACCGACGACGGCAAGCTCAGCCAGGGTTTCTCCGACAGCGGCTTCAAGCAGCGGTTCGGGGTGGCGTGACCGTCCGCCCTTACCGGGCCGACGACTGGGCGCGCCTGTGCGCCATCCACGATGCCGCGCGCCTGGAAGAACTGCAGGCGGCGGGGCTGCCGGAGGCGTTCCTGCCGCTGCCGATCGCGGCCGAGCGCGAAGGCCTGTTCGATTACCGCGTGCAGGTCGCCGAGTGCGATGGCCAGGTGCTCGGCTTCGTCGCCGACGATGGCGAGGAACTGGCCTGGCTGTACGTGGATCCGGCCGCGCGCCGGCGCGGTGTCGGCCAGGCGCTGGTGGCCGCGGTGCAGGACGCCAGCCCGGCCGGCCTGGCCCTGGAATTGCTGGAGGGCAATGCCGCGGCGCTGGCGTTCTACCGCGCCTGCGGTTTCGTCGAAACCGGCACGCACGGCGGGCGCATGCCTGGCAACGAAGCTTTCGCGGTGCGCGTGCAGTGCATGCGCTGGCCCGGCATCGCGCCGTAGCGACGGCCGGCGCCGCGACCGCGCACCCGTCCGGCGATCCCGGCCGATGCTTCGAATCCGCCACTCCCACTCGTACACTGCACGCCGTGCGCCGCCGGCACGCGACGCTGCCGCCGCCGATCCGCATCGCGTCTCCCTCGTGTTTTCCAACGGTGTCCCTGCATGTCCGATGTCCTTGAACTCGCCTGCGACCTGATCGCCCGCCCGTCGGTCACCCCCGACGATGCCGGCTGCCAGGACCTGATCGCGCAGCGGCTGCAGCGCGCCGGTTTCGCCATCGAGCGGCTGCGCTGCGGCGAGGTCGACAACCTGTGGGCCACCCATCGCGGCGGCGACGGTCCGGTGCTGGCGCTGCTCGGCCATACCGACGTGGTGCCGCCGGGGCCGCGCGAGGCCTGGAGCAGCGATCCGTTCGCGCCGCAGGTCCGCGATGGCGTGCTGTACGGGCGCGGCGCCGCCGACATGAAGGGCAGCGTGGCCGCCTTCGTGGTCGCCGCCGAGCGGTTCGTGGCCGCGCAGCCGCAGCATCCGGGCACGCTGGCGCTGCTGCTGACCAGCGACGAGGAAGGCGATGCGATCGACGGCGTGCGCCATGTGGCGCGCGTGTTCGCCGAGCGTGGCGAGCGCATCGATTGGTGCATCACCGGCGAACCCTCGTCCACCGAGCGGCTCGGCGATCTGCTGCGGGTCGGCCGTCGCGGCAGCCTTTCCGGTGCGCTGCGCGTGCGCGGCGTGCAGGGGCACGTGGCCTATCCGCACAAGGCGCGCAACCCGATCCACCTGGCCGCGCCGGCACTGGCCGAGCTCGTGGCGCAGCACTGGGACGACGGCTACGAAAGCTTCCCGCCGACCAGTCTGCAACTCTCCAACATCCATGCCGGTACCGGCGCCAACAACGTCATTCCCGGCGAACTGCAGGTCGCCTTCAACCTGCGCTACACCCCGCACTGGGATGCGCCGCGGCTGGAAGCGGAGATCGCCGCGCTGTTCGATCGCCATGGCCTGGACTACGACCTGCGCTGGCACCGCAGCGGCGAGCCGTTCTACACCCCCGAAGGCACGCTGCGCCGGGTGGCGCGCGAGGTGCTGGGCGAGGTCGCCGGCGCGCCGCCGGAGGAGAGCACCGGCGGCGGCACCTCCGATGCGCGCTTCATCGCCCCGCTGGGCGCGCAATGCATCGAGGTCGGCCCGGTCAACGCCAGCATCCACCAGGTCGACGAGCACGTGCGCGTGGCCGACCTGGAGGCGTTGCCGGATCTGTACCTGCGCCTGATCGAACGGTTGCTGCGGTAACAGTTGCGCCGGCTCGCGTGCCGGGTTACGGTCGTTCCATGACCTCGCTGTCCGCCCTCCGCTCGAGCAACGCCAACGGCCGCAATAACGCGCTGGCGAATAATCGTGCGCGGCCGATGCGGGTCTGCGACTAGGCGCTACCAGAAACACCACGCCCAGCCACCAGAAAACCCGCATCGGCCGATGCGGGTTTTTTTGTGCCTGGGTGTTCCCCTCCGCAACCACCACCCCACGATCAGGAGCTTTCCCATGTGTTCGATCTTCGGCATCTTCGGCCTGCAACCGGGCGACGAC encodes the following:
- a CDS encoding fimbria/pilus outer membrane usher protein, which translates into the protein MASRARSRCSWTPRRPELLLALWVGSAALAVAQPQPPPEATAPAQETLYLEVTLNQTRQPGLFQFQRDGEQLRASAATLRQLGLRVDGSDASAAIALGDLDGVRFRYDASLQQVTIDAPVALLDVATTRIDARGGVPSLPATSSPGALLDYDLYASRQGGASNLTASGELRVFGLGQGLLRQSFVGRVYREPQQDWRAQTIRLDTQWQWSLPERMTSVVLGDTFSSSTSWSRTVRLGGVRVGSDFGLQPYRAITPLPEFLGEVAVPSSVDLYVNGIRQYGAQLPAGPFQLSAAPGVDGAGNAQVVITDAYGRTRSLAFPFYATQDLLASGLTDWSLALGRVREAYGVADFAYAGDTVGSASWRRGLGPRFTAEAHAEAGAGVRNAGVGGLWLLPRAGVFGASLAHGGAAGQQGLQYALSYRWNNGRFNLAMDTQRAQSGYRDVAARYGAAPPRISERALFGSTWDGVGNIALSYVRLAYPDSGDQRYASLFWTRALPRQSSLNLSINQNLDQVRDRSVYLGWSIALDGRRQAGVAVQRIGARTSATADLSQAAAADGGSGWRLQARGGQDGGGGLAEASWRGDSARYASGIASAGGQRYAYAEASGGVAWIGGGWFPGRDLDQAFALVSTGGVADVPVLLENRPIGRTDARGFLLVTPLLAWQHNRLSIDPMRLPPELRPEQVDQIVVPRDRTGVVVAFPIRRSDGVLVQLHDAADAPLPVGSRVHGPGVDTVVGYDGQAYVEGLAPGRNDLEVDMQGSHCRFRIERPTQAPPTRLGPLRCLPERTP
- a CDS encoding molecular chaperone, with product MRLRLPSFLRLPALAALWLAAAGAAAAASLQVAPTSVSLRAEETAQGLWLSNSGDVPLRAQVRVFRWQQRDGEDVLDPSDRIALSPPMLQLAPHARQLVRVIRLDPAPAAGEDAYRILVDELPSQDAGGNASAGLQFVLRYSVPVFLKPAATTAPALRARLLRDGAGAALEVRNEGNGHAQLVDLQFVAGDGRRSAIAEGLAGYVLPGQRKRWPLPAALAQTQGTFEARINGEPRAQSLFVDAAAP
- a CDS encoding spore coat U domain-containing protein, producing MYLFHRVLAFLVLFAAGTGLAWAQSDSRTFNVKIQITSVCDIQTAPTDVDFGSVNSTQSAINSTGTLNVRCTSGTPYNIALNAGSGSGATVTTRTMGSADASNTARVPYALYRNAARTQNWGSTIGTDTQAGTGNGAVQPITVYGQVASTNYPAGSYSDVVTATVTW
- the map gene encoding type I methionyl aminopeptidase; its protein translation is MTVNLKTPQDIEKMRVAGRLAAEVLDLIGPYVKPGVTTAELDRICHDHIVKVQGAVPANVGYRGFPKTVCTSVNNVICHGIPSEGKVLKDGDIVNIDVTVIKDGWHGDTSRMYCAGTPSVMARRLIEATYEAMWRGIRAVKPGATLGDVGHAIQQYAESERFSVVREYCGHGIGKVYHDEPQVLHYGRPGDGLVLKPGMTFTIEPMINEGTRYTRVLPDGWTVVTKDRKLSAQWEHMVAVTEDGVEVLTLSPGGLGEP
- a CDS encoding [protein-PII] uridylyltransferase; this translates as MPGAGVDDAGWAAAVRQLLAQTDARLSKRFDQGDDIDRLLALRARALDQLIRHAWSRCVPREAGLALFAVGGYGRGELFPRSDIDLLVFGDLDPAYEPALARLFPLLWDAGVPVSHAVRSAAQCTAACADQTVLTALIEARPLQADAAAKAALAAAIAPQRVWPPREFFMAKREELQARHQRFGDTADNLEPDIKDGPGGLRDLHTLGWMALRAFGVRDLEPLIGLGHVGGDEAAALRRERRELARLRYGLHLVANRPEERLRFDYQKTLAQRLGFSDDVESLGVEKMMQRFYRSAAIVRRLSDRLLQRFEEQFDGEAQPQPLHGGFSLRRGYLAADDERWPQADPVQVFALFATWAAHGEIRGLHSLTARALAEALPHLPAYASASPTARERFLVLLRGPRAVQTLTRMARLGVLGQWIPAFAQVSGRMQFDLFHVYTVDQHTLMVLKNMAVFANARADERFSIAHEVWPRLRKPELLLLAGLFHDIAKGRGGDHSELGAVDARAFCAAHALSAADTELVAWLVEQHLRMSVTAQKQDIADPEVIHRFASLVGDRERLDYLYLLTCADIAGTSPKLWNAWKDRLLADLYFAARRALREGLEHPLPVAERLQEAREAARALMHIQGHDDAIIDRQFAGMPDESFLRFRPEQLAWQATSLMEVELGGTLVKVRPVTPDDAALEVFVYSPDRDGLFAAIVMTLDRLGYGIHRARVLDAPHGAIFDTFEVMPADAFASGDIAQLQAGLREALAGDLARLRPARRVVPRQLRHFRFAPRIEFRESLDGRLTRLSLVAPDRPGLLSDVAQVLRRQHLRVHDARIATFGERAEDLFHITDEHNLPLPDAARQALQAALQACLDPDTPPGDPR